The following coding sequences are from one Dreissena polymorpha isolate Duluth1 chromosome 8, UMN_Dpol_1.0, whole genome shotgun sequence window:
- the LOC127842044 gene encoding hemagglutinin/amebocyte aggregation factor-like, translating to MKSVHDNGAEDRVWAFYCCRMPGKSLTQCTLTDWTNNYDGYQNYHVPNGYAMYGVYSVHSNYYEDRRFRYRICTVGGK from the exons ATGAAAAGTGTCCACGACAACGGGGCCGAAGACAGGGTCTGGGCTTTCTACTGCTGCAGAATGCCtg GTAAAAGTCTGACCCAATGCACGCTGACGGATTGGACCAATAACTACGATGGTTATCAGAACTACCATGTGCCCAATGGCTACGCGATGTATGGCGTTTATTCGGTGCATAGTAACTACTACGA GGACAGACGTTTCAGATATCGGATTTGCACAGTCGGGGGAAAATAA